A segment of the Nitrospirota bacterium genome:
TATAAAAGAGAAGATTGAAGGGATATTACACAGATTAGAATCCCTGGAGATATAAAGATGGGTATAGTAAGCACAGAGGTAACGATACTCGGTCAGTGCTATACAGTAAAGGGTGAGGCAGATGAGGAATATATAAAGACTATCAGCAGGTATGTGGATAATAAGATGAAGGAACTTCATACACTGAATCCAAGACTTACGCAGCTCAAGCTCGCCATACTTACAGCGATAAATATTACAGATGAACTCTTCAAGATAAAAAATGAACAGGAGTTGCTTGATAGCATATTAAATGAGAAGACAAAGGACATATTTAGCCTGATTGAGGAGTAAGTAACTTTTTTCTTGAAGTTAAGCAAAATATCTGTTATAAATATAATAAAGCGAAAAGCTCCCTGCCTTGTTCGTGATAGGTGAGAGAGTTTGATCCGACAAATCAAAGACTTGGGAGCCCGTGTAAGAGAAGGTGTGAGCATGCCCTTCGGGGAAGCCTGATCCAATCTTCAGGGCACCCACCTGTCATAGACAGGGTCTAATTTCTTATCTACACGGCAAAGGCGGGGTATAATGATAAAATTGATGGATGGATAATATGATCGAGATAATAGCCGGGTCAATAACAATAAAAAAGATAATTTCACCACTTATTTTGTCTCGTAGTGGTGTTTGTTATAACATCTATGGAAAAGATTTGATGCCGATACCTGTTTATACTTCAGATACAGGTAGACGCACGACGCTAATCCGACTTTTCCGACCCTCAGCTCCATCCATCTAAAATATAATTAAAAATTCAAAATTGAAGAATCCTATGGCAAGACTGCAAGGTATCTAAATATTTTGTAAATTTTTGTTAGTTGTCATTCCTGCGAAAGCAGGAATCCAGTCTTTTGCTTTATTTTTCTGGATTCCCGCCTGCGCGGGAATGACATACGGAAAACAATGGACATTTTTGACATTCATAAGGAAAACAAAGAGGCACCCCTTGCATGGAGGATGCAGCCAAGGAGTATGGAGGAGTTTGTTGGGCAGGAACATATACTCGGAGATGGTAAACTTCTCAGACGGGCAATCGAGGCAGACAGAATATCATCTGTAATATTCTATGGTCCCCCTGGAACAGGGAAGACCGCTCTTGCACATATTATAGCCAAGAAGACACAGGCATTTTTTATATTTATTAATGCTGTTACCTCAGGAATAGCTGATATCAGAGAGGTGATCGCAGAGGCAAAAAGACAGTGGTTCAATTCAAAAAGAAGGACAATACTTTTTATCGATGAGATACACAGATTTAACAGGATTCAGCAAGATGCCCTTCTGCCAGATGTAGAAGAAGGTAATATCATCCTCATTGGTGCTTCTACACATAATCCATTTTTTTCCATCATCCCTCCACTCTCATCAAGGTCACAGATCTTCCAGTTTAAGCCACTCAGCCATCAAGATATAAGGGTGATTCTCGAGCGTGCACTCAATGATAAGGAAAGAGGGATGGGAAATTTTAAGGTCAAGATGGAGGAAAGGGCAATAGAACACCTTATTGTCTCATCAGAGGGAGATGCAAGAAAGGCACTTAATGCCCTTGAAATCGGCATACTCAGTACAGGACCAGATAAGAATGGTGTAATAATCTATGACCAGAAGGTTGCAGAAGAGTCCATACAGAAAAAGGTTGTAGTCTATAATGAAGATGCACACTATGACACCATATCTGCCTTTATAAAAAGTCTCAGGGGTTCTGACCCTGATGCGGCGATTTACTGGCTTGCAAAGATGATATATGCAGGTGAAGACCCTCTTTTTATAGCAAGAAGGATGATAATTGCTGCATCAGAGGATGTTGGTAATGCTGATCCGAATGCCCTTTCTCTGGCTATTTCAGCATTTCATGCAGTTGAGTCCATCGGTATGCCTGAAGGTAGAATTCCACTGGCGCAGGCTGCAATATATATAGCTACAGCCCCTAAAAGCAATGCATCATACACCGCCATAGAATCGGCAATGAAAGATGTCGAAGAAGGAAGGATGCTTCAGGTACCGGATCATCTTAAGGATTCACATTACAGGGGTGCGACAAGACTTGGTGCCGGTATAGGGTATAAATATCCTCATAACTATCCAGGGCATCATGTGAATCAGAGTTATATGCCAGAGAAAAGACATTATTACAATCCCTCTGATGAAGGGTACGAAAAGGAGATTAAAAACAGACTGAAGGGGAACTGGAGGAAAAGATGTTAAATTCGATGATGATTATCTATGTGCTTTTAGCATTGGCGGCTGGTTTCTTCATCGGCTGGTTCTTCCGTATTGAACAGATAAAAGCGAGGTTAAAAGACGCCGAAGAAAAAGCAAAGAGGATACTCCATGAGGCTGAGAAAGAGGCTGAGGCTCAGAAGAAGGAGGCTGTGCTCGAGGCAAAAGACAGGCTCTATCAGGCAAAGGCTGAGTTTGAAAAGGAGACGAGAGAAAGAAGGGCTGAGTTAACTAATCTTGAAAAACGGTTCATTCAAAGAGAGGAACACCTCGATAAGAAGTTAGACATCCTTGATAAGAGGGAGTCTGAACTGATGAAGAAGGAACGGGATATATTAAATCGTGAAAGGTCTATTGTTGAGAAGGAGGAGTCTTATAAGAAAATACTTCAGGAACAGAGGGAACTGCTTGAAAAGATATCAGGCATGAACTCTGTAGATGCGAAGAATGAACTGATGAGGCGTATAGAGGAGGAGACGAGATTTGAGGCAGCTAAGTTGATAAAAAGGGTGGAAGATGAGACAAAGGAGGTAGCCGATAAGAAGGCGAAGGAGATTATAGCACAGGCAATCCAGAGATATTCAAGTGATTATGTAATCGATGCAACGGTTACTGTAGTAAATCTACCAAATGATGAGATGAAAGGACGTATAATAGGTAGAGAGGGCAGGAACATAAGGGCACTTGAGAGTACTACTGGTATAGACCTTATTATAGATGATACACCCGAGGCTGTGATACTATCCGGTTTTGATTCCATACGCAGAGAGATTGCGAGGATTGCACTTGAAAGATTAATCTCTGATGGAAGAATCCACCCTGCCCGTATAGAAGAAATCGTTGAGAAAGTAAAGAAAGAGATAGAAGACAACATCAGAGAGGAGGGCGAAAAGGCTGTATTTGACCTTTCACTTCACGGTATCCACCATGAGATTGTAAGACTTCTGGGGAAACTGAGGTATAGAACAAGTTACGGGCAGAATGTCTTGGTGCATTCAAGGGAGGTTGCATACCTTGCAGGTATCATGGCAGGAGAACTCAAGGTAGATATAAAGCTCGCTAAACGGGCAGGACTTCTTCACGATATTGGGAAAGCTATGGATTATGAGGTAGAGGGTTCACATCCAGCGATAGGTGCTGACCTGGCAAAAAAATACGGAGAGAACCATAAGGTAATAAATGCAATAGCATCTCATCACGAGGATACAGAACCAGCAACTATAGAGGCTGTGCTTGTGTCTGCTGCGGATACACTCTCTGCATCAAGGCCTGGAGTAAGAAAAGAAACGCTCGAGAGCTATATCAAACGGCTTGAGAAACTCGAGGAAATTGCAAGATCCTTTAAAGGTGTTGAGAAGTGTTATGCCATACAGGCTGGGAGAGAGTTGAGGATAATGGTAAAACCTGACGATGTCTCGGATGTCCTTTCTGCACAGATAACAAGGGATATAGCACGGAAGATAGAAGGTGAACTTACATATCCAGGGCAGATAAAGGTGACTGTGATCAGGGAATTAAGATATGTGGAGTATGCAAAGTAGATGAAGATATTTTTTATCGGTGATATCGTGGGTGAGGCCGGGAGAAAGGCGGTCTCCCAATGGCTGGATAAGATCATTGACAGATATAATATTGATCTTGTGATAGCTAACGGAGAGAATGCAGCAGGTGGATTCGGTCTTACTTCAAAGATTATTGAAGATCTATTTTCTCAGGGTATTCATGTGATTACAACGGGTAATCATGTATGGGATAAGAAGGAACTGATTTCATGTATTGCAAATGAAAAACGGTTACTCAGACCTGCAAATTATCCAGATGGTGTTCCAGGAAATGGCAGCGCCGTAATAGAGACATCTCTTGGTGAAAAAGCAGTAATTATAAATCTCATGGGACGGGTATTTATGTTGCCGATAGATTGTCCTTTTAGAAAGGCAGAAGAAAAAATAACAGAGCTTAAAGCTATAACCCCCGTAATAATTGTAGACTTCCATGCTGAGGCAACATCCGAGAAGGTGGCTATGGGGTGGCACCTCGATGGGAAGGTAAGTGCGGTAATCGGAACACATACACATATACAGACTGCTGATGAGAAGATATTGCCTCGTGGTACTGCTTATATTACTGATATAGGTATGACAGGCCCAGCATACTCTGTTATCGGGATAAAAAAGGATATGATTATAGATAAATTTCTCACCTTTATGCCAAAGAGATTCGAGATGGCAAAAGGTCCAGTTCAGCTTGAGGGTGTTGTCTTTGAAGTAGATTCAAAGACAGGAAAGGCATTGAACTTACAAAGGATTCAACTCAAGTCGGAGTGATGCATATAGAGAATTAACAATTAAAAATTTTAGATCTTTCCAAAAAATTGGTAAAATTGCGATGATTCGACTTAGATGAGAGGAGTATTACCTTATCAGGTTAAACAAGTAAGAAACGTTATAGTGAAGTATAAACTCGGAGGGACTGTTGATGTATAAATACGAGATTATTATTTACTGGAGCAATGAAGACAATGCTTTTATAGCAGAAGTGCCTGAACTACCGGGCTGTATGGTTCATGGAGAAACTCCTGAAAAGGCATTAAAAAATGCCAAAGAAGCAATTCAATTGTGGATTGATACAGCAAAGGAATTCGGCGATACAATCCCCGAACCAAAAGGCAATAAACTGATATACGCATAAATATTTTGCCTATCACTCCAGCGGATGGCTGATAGCCACCGCACAGTTCAGGGCGTTATCTGACAAGGAATGCAAGAGTTGTAGTTCCAGATTATCCCCACTATATAACCCAAAGAGGTACAAATAAAACAACAATAAAGGGAGGAATCCATTGGAAAATGCCTGCATGATGTAACGTTCAGGGATGCTCAATACTTTAATGGCAGGCATGAAGGATCTGGCAGGCTTTTGGTAAATTCTATTTGACAAATAGTCTTACTTTTTGTAAAATAGCATCTATGATTAAGCCGCGATTGATATTAAATGAAGTTAAAGCCTATATTGACTCACCAGAGGCAATAATAATTACCGGAATGCGGCGAACAGGTAAAACTACGCTCCTAAAGAGTATATATAATGAAATTCCCGCGGAAAACAAACTCTTTTTAGACCTCGAAAATCCCTTGAACAGGAAATACTTTGAGGAAGAAAATTATGAGAGAATTAGGGCATCATTTGAATTCCTGGGAATTGATTTTACTCATAAGCCTTTTGTCTTTTTAGATGAAATACAGTTTGTGAAAAATCTGCCGTCTGTTGTCAAATATTTTATTGACCACTATAAAGTAAAGTTTTTTTTAACAGGCTCAGCGAGCTTTTATTTAAAAAATCTCTTTACAGAGTCACTATCGGGAAGGAAATATATATTTGAGCTTTTCGCTTTAACCTTTAGAGAATTTCTTGCCTTTAAAGAAAGTCCTTTAAAGATACCCGAGAATGCACAACATATAACCAGGTCTGCTTTTGACACAATCTCCACACTATATGATGAATATATGACTTTTGGAGGATTTCCCGGTGTTGTCTTAAAAACAAGCATCGAAGAAAAGAAGAAGGCGTTAGAAGATATCTTTACCTCTTTTTTCCAACTTGAAGTCCTACAGCTTGGAGATTTCCGCAAAAATAAGGTGATTCGTGATTTAATGCTGCTTTTGATGCAGCGGATAGGTTCAAAACTGGATGTTCAAAAAATTGCAAGTGACATGGGTATTTCACGCCCCACACTGAGTGAATATATTTCATTTCTGGAAGGCACCTATTTTATCAAGACTATAAGACCTTTCAGCATTGGAAAAGGCTCTGAGATTAGAAAGATGCCAAAAGTTTATCTCTGTGATACAGGACTGGCAAATCACTTTGTAAAACTTGATACAGGAAGACTCTTTGAAAATAGCATATTCCAAAACCTCAGGCTTAAAGGCGAACTTAATTACTATCAGAGAAAAAGTGGAGCAGAGATTGACTTTATTCTCAATAAGAAAAGGGTATATGAGGTAAAACTTAATCCACGGTTGTCAGATTTAAGAATGCTTAAAGAGTTGACTGCACAACTAAACCTGGAGGAATTCAAAATAGTCTCAAAAAATTTCAGTGGAATGGAAAACATTTTGTACGGCTTTATGGTATAATTAGTTTATGGATATAAAGGCTTATCTCGAAGATCTAAAAAACCTCATTGATACCTTTCTTGAAAGTGTGATTCCACCATCTAACTGCTATCCCGAGGCCCTGCATAATTCTATCAGATATAGCCTTTTTGCAGGAGGTAAAAGACTGAGACCTATTCTTACCATCGCTGCATTTGAAGCTGTGAAAGAAAAGTCGTGCGACTCAAGAAACAGATCACTACTCTCAGTGGCGTCTGCGATGGAGCTTATACATACATATTCCCTTATTCACGATGACTTACCCGCTATAGATGACGATGACTACAGAAGGGGAGTTCCAACAAACCACAAGGTATTCGGTGAGGCAATAGCTATACTTGCTGGCGATGCATTACTTACGATGGCTTTTTTACTTCTCTCTAATAAGGAGTATACCTGTGATGTTCCACCCCATAGAGTAATAGAAATAGTCAGTGAGATTAGCGAGGCTGCTGGAAATTTTGGTATGGTAGGAGGGCAGGTGGTAGATATAATCTCTGAAGGCAAGGAGATCGATTTTGATACCCTACATTATATCCATACCCACAAGACAGGTGCACTTATAAGGGCGTCAGTGAGGGTAGGTGGTATCCTATCAGAAGCCAATGAGTCACAGATGGAGGCACTGACAACCTATGGAAAATCAATAGGACTTGCTTTCCAGATTGCGGATGATATACTCGATATAGAAGGTATAGATGAGGAAATGGGGAAAAGTACAGGTAGTGATGTAGCAAAAAATAAGAAGACATACCCGGCAGTTATAGGAATTGAGGATTCCAAGCTCAAGGCTGAAGAACTTAGGGATACCGCAATAGAGGCTATAAGTATCTTTGGTGATTATGCTGACCCGTTGAGGGGGATTGCAGAGTTTGTAGTACACCGCAGGAAATAATTCGGGGGTGGTAAAAATGGGATTACTTGATTCTATAAATTTACCTGACGACTTAAAAAGACTCTCAAGGGATCAACTACATGAGATTGCTGAGGAGATTAGAGAACGGATTATAGATGTGGTTTCAAAGAATGGAGGACACCTCGCATCAAATCTTGGTGTTGTTGAATTAACAATAGCCATCCATTATGTTTTTGACCTCCCGAAAGATAAGGTGATATGGGATGTAGGACATCAGGCATATGCCCATAAACTACTGACAGGCAGAAAAGATAGTTTCTCAACCCTCCGTCAATATAACGGTATAAGTGGTTTTCCAAGAAGAGAGGAGAGCCCCTATGATATATTCGGGACAGGACATAGCAGCACATCCATATCTGCAGCACTCGGACTCGCAGAGGCGAGAGATAGAAAAGGAGAAACACATAAGGTCTTAGCAGTTATTGGCGATGGTGCGATGACCGCAGGTATAGCATTTGAAGGATTAAACCAGACAGGACATCTAAAAAAGGATATTATAGTTATACTCAATGACAATGAGATGTCCATTTCACCAAATGTTGGTGCCCTATCGTCTTACCTTAACAGGATTTTGACAGGTGATATATCAACAAGGATCAGAAAGAAGACCGAATCACTGCTTAAGAGCATACCTATGGTTGGTGAGCCGATGCTTAAGGTGGCAAAGCTTGCAGAAGATACTATAAAAGGACTCATCACACCAGGTATGCTTTTTGAGGAACTTGGATTTGAGTATATCGGTCCGATAGATGGGCATCGTGTTGATATCCTTATCGATACCTTTGAGAATATTAAGAAATGGAACTCACCTATACTCATTCATGTACTTACCAAAAAAGGGAAGGGATATAAACCAGCGGAGGATAATCCATCGAGATACCATGGTGTATCCCCTTTTGTGGTAGAAACAGGGGAACCAAGAAAGAGACATAACCTACCTTCTTATAGCGAGGTGTTCGGTGATACCTTAATAAAACTTGCTAAAAAGGATAGCCGGATTATTGGTATAACAGCGGCGATGCCTGAAGGAACGGGTCTTGATAGATTTGCAAAGATATTTCCTGAGAGGTTCTTTGATGTCGGGATTGCAGAGCAACATGCCGTTACTTTTGCTGCAGGGCTTTCAGCCGAAGGTATGTTACCTGTAGTGGCTATATACTCTACCTTTCTTCAGAGGGCGTACGACCAGGTGCTTCATGATGTATGTCTACAGAATCTCTCTGTTACATTTGCAATGGACAGAGCAGGTATTGTAGGAGACGACGGACCAACCCATAATGGCCTTTTTGATATTGCTTATCTCAGACACCTGCCCAACATGATAGTAATGGCGCCA
Coding sequences within it:
- a CDS encoding replication-associated recombination protein A encodes the protein MDIFDIHKENKEAPLAWRMQPRSMEEFVGQEHILGDGKLLRRAIEADRISSVIFYGPPGTGKTALAHIIAKKTQAFFIFINAVTSGIADIREVIAEAKRQWFNSKRRTILFIDEIHRFNRIQQDALLPDVEEGNIILIGASTHNPFFSIIPPLSSRSQIFQFKPLSHQDIRVILERALNDKERGMGNFKVKMEERAIEHLIVSSEGDARKALNALEIGILSTGPDKNGVIIYDQKVAEESIQKKVVVYNEDAHYDTISAFIKSLRGSDPDAAIYWLAKMIYAGEDPLFIARRMIIAASEDVGNADPNALSLAISAFHAVESIGMPEGRIPLAQAAIYIATAPKSNASYTAIESAMKDVEEGRMLQVPDHLKDSHYRGATRLGAGIGYKYPHNYPGHHVNQSYMPEKRHYYNPSDEGYEKEIKNRLKGNWRKRC
- a CDS encoding ATP-binding protein encodes the protein MIKPRLILNEVKAYIDSPEAIIITGMRRTGKTTLLKSIYNEIPAENKLFLDLENPLNRKYFEEENYERIRASFEFLGIDFTHKPFVFLDEIQFVKNLPSVVKYFIDHYKVKFFLTGSASFYLKNLFTESLSGRKYIFELFALTFREFLAFKESPLKIPENAQHITRSAFDTISTLYDEYMTFGGFPGVVLKTSIEEKKKALEDIFTSFFQLEVLQLGDFRKNKVIRDLMLLLMQRIGSKLDVQKIASDMGISRPTLSEYISFLEGTYFIKTIRPFSIGKGSEIRKMPKVYLCDTGLANHFVKLDTGRLFENSIFQNLRLKGELNYYQRKSGAEIDFILNKKRVYEVKLNPRLSDLRMLKELTAQLNLEEFKIVSKNFSGMENILYGFMV
- the dxs gene encoding 1-deoxy-D-xylulose-5-phosphate synthase — its product is MGLLDSINLPDDLKRLSRDQLHEIAEEIRERIIDVVSKNGGHLASNLGVVELTIAIHYVFDLPKDKVIWDVGHQAYAHKLLTGRKDSFSTLRQYNGISGFPRREESPYDIFGTGHSSTSISAALGLAEARDRKGETHKVLAVIGDGAMTAGIAFEGLNQTGHLKKDIIVILNDNEMSISPNVGALSSYLNRILTGDISTRIRKKTESLLKSIPMVGEPMLKVAKLAEDTIKGLITPGMLFEELGFEYIGPIDGHRVDILIDTFENIKKWNSPILIHVLTKKGKGYKPAEDNPSRYHGVSPFVVETGEPRKRHNLPSYSEVFGDTLIKLAKKDSRIIGITAAMPEGTGLDRFAKIFPERFFDVGIAEQHAVTFAAGLSAEGMLPVVAIYSTFLQRAYDQVLHDVCLQNLSVTFAMDRAGIVGDDGPTHNGLFDIAYLRHLPNMIVMAPKDEDELQHMLKTAILHEGPTALRYPRGLAVGVTMDEEPKTLEIGRAEMLKDGSDAVIIAIGNMVIPSLEASRILEAEGISVAVINARFVKPLDKEVILNFARKTGKVITVEEHALEGGFGSAVLELLADNHMNNLVVKRMGLENCLIPHGSQAILREKCGLNVECIADTVRSLLAV
- a CDS encoding cell division protein ZapA → MGIVSTEVTILGQCYTVKGEADEEYIKTISRYVDNKMKELHTLNPRLTQLKLAILTAINITDELFKIKNEQELLDSILNEKTKDIFSLIEE
- a CDS encoding type II toxin-antitoxin system HicB family antitoxin; amino-acid sequence: MYKYEIIIYWSNEDNAFIAEVPELPGCMVHGETPEKALKNAKEAIQLWIDTAKEFGDTIPEPKGNKLIYA
- the rny gene encoding ribonuclease Y translates to MLNSMMIIYVLLALAAGFFIGWFFRIEQIKARLKDAEEKAKRILHEAEKEAEAQKKEAVLEAKDRLYQAKAEFEKETRERRAELTNLEKRFIQREEHLDKKLDILDKRESELMKKERDILNRERSIVEKEESYKKILQEQRELLEKISGMNSVDAKNELMRRIEEETRFEAAKLIKRVEDETKEVADKKAKEIIAQAIQRYSSDYVIDATVTVVNLPNDEMKGRIIGREGRNIRALESTTGIDLIIDDTPEAVILSGFDSIRREIARIALERLISDGRIHPARIEEIVEKVKKEIEDNIREEGEKAVFDLSLHGIHHEIVRLLGKLRYRTSYGQNVLVHSREVAYLAGIMAGELKVDIKLAKRAGLLHDIGKAMDYEVEGSHPAIGADLAKKYGENHKVINAIASHHEDTEPATIEAVLVSAADTLSASRPGVRKETLESYIKRLEKLEEIARSFKGVEKCYAIQAGRELRIMVKPDDVSDVLSAQITRDIARKIEGELTYPGQIKVTVIRELRYVEYAK
- a CDS encoding TIGR00282 family metallophosphoesterase, coding for MKIFFIGDIVGEAGRKAVSQWLDKIIDRYNIDLVIANGENAAGGFGLTSKIIEDLFSQGIHVITTGNHVWDKKELISCIANEKRLLRPANYPDGVPGNGSAVIETSLGEKAVIINLMGRVFMLPIDCPFRKAEEKITELKAITPVIIVDFHAEATSEKVAMGWHLDGKVSAVIGTHTHIQTADEKILPRGTAYITDIGMTGPAYSVIGIKKDMIIDKFLTFMPKRFEMAKGPVQLEGVVFEVDSKTGKALNLQRIQLKSE
- a CDS encoding polyprenyl synthetase family protein, with product MDIKAYLEDLKNLIDTFLESVIPPSNCYPEALHNSIRYSLFAGGKRLRPILTIAAFEAVKEKSCDSRNRSLLSVASAMELIHTYSLIHDDLPAIDDDDYRRGVPTNHKVFGEAIAILAGDALLTMAFLLLSNKEYTCDVPPHRVIEIVSEISEAAGNFGMVGGQVVDIISEGKEIDFDTLHYIHTHKTGALIRASVRVGGILSEANESQMEALTTYGKSIGLAFQIADDILDIEGIDEEMGKSTGSDVAKNKKTYPAVIGIEDSKLKAEELRDTAIEAISIFGDYADPLRGIAEFVVHRRK